A stretch of DNA from Luteolibacter yonseiensis:
CTCCCGACAACTCCTGTCCACATTCCCCCGTCTTTTCCTCGCGATGTCCGTGATGAGCGGTGTCGCGTCCGCCGACGCGCTGGATGATCTGCTGGCTCCTTCCACCGATGCCGCGAGCCTGGTGGACCCCAAGGCGACCGCCTCCTGGAACACCATCGTGGACGCGCTCCTCAAGAACGAGCTCGCCAGGGTGGGCGAGCTGGGCAATGTGTTCCTGGACAGCGACATCACCCCGAGCCCCTATCAGCTGCTGGGCGTGAAGGTGATGATCGGCCTGGCGGATGCGGAGAACCCGACGGTTTCCGACGACGCCGCGCTCACCATCGAGTCGGAAGGACTCGCCTCGGAACGGGCCAAGATCATCGCCAAATACGCGCGTCTCCAGGAAACCGTGAAAGTCGCCAACGACCGGATCAACAAGCTGACGAACCACCGCACGAACGCGGTCCAGGAAGGAACCGCCGCCTACATGGAGTGCGTGCGCTGCGACGAGATCATCAACCAGGCGAATGCCGAGATCGATGCGATGAAGCCCTCCATCGAGGGACACAAGCGCAAGGAGGACGACGCGAAACTGCGCCAGCGGACCCGGCTGAAGTCGGATGCCATCCAGTTGCTCGACATGCTGACTGAGGCGGACGAGATCGAAGCCGCGTTCGGCATCACGAACGTCTATCTGCGGGTCGTCGGCAGCGATCTCGATGTGGCGAAGAAACAACAGGACGTGATCCGCATGCAGGGGGTGCAGCAGAAGGCCATCAAGATCGCCTCGGTGATCGAGGCCCAGCAGAAGGGCCTGGTGGGGGAGAGGAAATTCTGGGCGGCGTGCGAGGCCGCGAAGCAGGGTTTTTCAAAAGTACAGTTGCAGTCGGATGACGAGGTGCTCACACGGATGGTGGGCAGACGTCTGGCCAGCGACACCCTCGCGATCGATGCCGCCATTTCCAAGGCGGAATCCGAAGCGGCGGCCATCCGCAAGCTGGCGAAGACCGACGCGCTCAAGGCTTCCGTGACCTTGGATAAATTCAGGGTTTCCTATCCGGACTGTCCCCACACGGACACCCTCGCGATCGAGATCGCCGGGGAGCGCAGCGCGCAGTTGAAGAAGAGAAACGGTTGAGGGGGGAAATCGAAACGCGGAGGATGCGGAGTGCGCGGAGGAAGAAGCGGAGGCAGAGATGGTGTGGTCGGAGCATGGTTGATGACCCCCGGTCCACCGGTTTTTCAGTCCTTTACGATGTCCGGAGTTCGCGCTTTAGCGGACCGCTCCAGCGTGCTCTTCCGGTTTCAGCGTGTTTTTCCGAATCGTAATCCGGATTTCGTGAAAGGGCGGAGTTCTGTGAACATGCTGTGGCCCGGAAAGGGCTGGAGTCTGGTGAAAGAGCAAGCTGGCGCTGTCAGCTGAAGCTTGAACTCCGGACAGCGTGTCATTCCAACCGCGCGCTTACTTCTTCTCCGGAATCTCCTTGGTGAACAGCTCCTTGAGGTAGCCCGAGGTCAGCAGTTCCGGCGTGACGACGGCATCTTTTTTCGGGACCTGGAGGACGTTCACCGGGATGGCGGTGCGGCCGAGTTCCTGGAGCTTGGCCTCGATCTTCGGATCCGGGTTGGTCTTGTCCGCCTTGAGGGCGACGACGCCTTTCTGCTTCATCAGGGCGATGACTTCCTTGGTGTAGGCGGTCTTCTTGTTCACCTGGCAGGTGGCGCACCATTGCGCGGTGAAGTCGATGTAGACGGGCTTCCCTTCGGCGAGCAGCGCGTCCACCCGTTCCTGCGACCAGGGTTCCCACACGAGCGCGGATTTCTCCGGGGGCTTGGCGAGGAGAAATCCGCCGCCGGCGAAAATCACGGTGAACGCCATGGCGATCCAGCGGGTGTTGCGCGGGCGGTGGGGGAGATTCCAGCGGCCGTAGATCCACGCGGCCACCGCGATGGCGGTGAGACCGAGGATCGGGCCGAGCATGTTGTCGAGGCCGATCTGTCCGGCGTAAACCCACAGCAGGTAGCCCGCGGTGGCGAAGAGCAGGAACGACATCGCCTGCTTGAAGCTCTCCATCCATACTCCCGGACGGGGGAGGTATTTCAGCAGATCCGGGAAGATGGAGAGGATCAGATAAGGAAGCGACAGGCCGATGGCCATGGCGGTGAAGGATGAGAAAAACTGTACGGCGGGCAGTGTGATCGTGGCGCCGATGGCGGGGCCGAGGAAGGGGCCCGAGCAGGGGGTGGCGACGACGGTGGCGAGCACGCCGGAGAAGAACGAACCGCCGAGCCCTTGCTTGGATTGCAGCGAACCGCCGACGGAGGTCGCGGAGGTTCCCAGTTCGAACAGGCCGAACATGTTCAGGGCGAGCACGAACATGAGCAGAATGAGCGTGAACATCACCCACGGGTTCTGGAGCTGGTAGCCCCAGCCGGTGGCCGCGGCACCCGCTCCGGTCGCGGCGCGGGCGGCGAAGAGGATGCCGCTGAGGACTCCGAAGGATACGAGCACGCCGACGGCGAAGGCCACGCCGTGGAACGCGATTTTTCTGCGATCCGAGCCGGCCTGTTGGACGAAGCCCATGATCTTGAGCCCGATGACGGGGAAGACACAGGGCATCAGATTCAGGATCAACCCGCCGAGGAACATGCCGCCGAGAATGGGCAGGTAGGCGGAAAACGGCAGCGGCTTGGCGGGCGGGCTGCCGATGGCTGTCGCCGGGATGGCGAACGAGGCCGCGCCGGTGAGGATTCCCGAGATGGATGTGCCCTGTGGCACGGCGTTTTCAAAGGCATCGATCTTGATCCGCTTGAGCGTGACGAGCCACGCGTCTCCGTCGTGCGTGATGGACCCGCCCGCGCTGGCGGGTTGGGCGAAGCGTTCGTTCGGGATGAAATCGGCGGGCGCGCCGGTGATGCCGGGATCGGTGATGCGGAGCTGGATGTCGCCGCCTTCCGAGTGCGCGGAGCTTTTGATCTTCGGTGAGACGACCGGCTGGCTTTTCCGGGCACCGGCGAAAAGCGCCTGCTGGGCCGGATCCACCTCGGTGCGGGGGCCGGTGGTGAGGGTGACCGACAGCGATTTGTCCTCGTTGATGCAGCTGTCCTTGCAGAT
This window harbors:
- a CDS encoding protein-disulfide reductase DsbD family protein, producing MSRHLLLFLALLVFTTRAGAQFSLGGGGASSEASLVSEATTVSQGETFTIALQLSHPEEWHSYYKNSGGVELPPAIEWKLPDGFTAGPIQWPVPEVKDGYFGKSFVYSGSPVFLVDITAPSTLESGKTLTFTANASWQICKDSCINEDKSLSVTLTTGPRTEVDPAQQALFAGARKSQPVVSPKIKSSAHSEGGDIQLRITDPGITGAPADFIPNERFAQPASAGGSITHDGDAWLVTLKRIKIDAFENAVPQGTSISGILTGAASFAIPATAIGSPPAKPLPFSAYLPILGGMFLGGLILNLMPCVFPVIGLKIMGFVQQAGSDRRKIAFHGVAFAVGVLVSFGVLSGILFAARAATGAGAAATGWGYQLQNPWVMFTLILLMFVLALNMFGLFELGTSATSVGGSLQSKQGLGGSFFSGVLATVVATPCSGPFLGPAIGATITLPAVQFFSSFTAMAIGLSLPYLILSIFPDLLKYLPRPGVWMESFKQAMSFLLFATAGYLLWVYAGQIGLDNMLGPILGLTAIAVAAWIYGRWNLPHRPRNTRWIAMAFTVIFAGGGFLLAKPPEKSALVWEPWSQERVDALLAEGKPVYIDFTAQWCATCQVNKKTAYTKEVIALMKQKGVVALKADKTNPDPKIEAKLQELGRTAIPVNVLQVPKKDAVVTPELLTSGYLKELFTKEIPEKK